A region of Culicoides brevitarsis isolate CSIRO-B50_1 chromosome 1, AGI_CSIRO_Cbre_v1, whole genome shotgun sequence DNA encodes the following proteins:
- the LOC134837838 gene encoding uncharacterized protein LOC134837838, with product MGNLCNKCKEIKRKSNLPIVILGMENAGKTEIAHKLCKIKRSDYLPTSGCKVYDEIHVKKLDVSLTELGGGPNIRGIWKYYLLEAYGVIYVIDSSDISKLEESRTILGELLSNPHLEGKPFLILGNKQDLPAALDYLDIFYYFGLEQMANSSQSPCMLEVTGNFANGHSELDTAMEWLASAIEHRLKAIRNMIKFFQQLEDVKNEIANMRPVTSTIAKIHRKSLKKLKLRPNTAPNVKFKPQIMREMPLLLNLKTQEAITTPPNVVPIEEKEENPIPLPIKSPIKTPEKPQSPQMTETTEIDKVKERDSENNNFVKIPQIEYFSDNLDEQDDDLKLSSMNVTEVQVQVHRVDEKSPYRNNNNELPVLNNVHQKVFPSVPNGNLLQINNEKNRKF from the exons ATGGGAAACTTGTGCAATAAATGCAAAGAAATCAAACgtaaaag taatctTCCAATTGTGATATTGGGCATGGAGAACGCTGGCAAAACGGAAATTGCGCATaaactttgtaaaattaaGCGAAGCGACTATCTTCCAACGTCGGGCTGTAAAGTTTACGACGAAATTCACGTGAAAAAGTTGGATGTCTCGTTAACGGAACTCGGAGGCGGTCCAAATATTCGAGGAATTTGGAAATATTACCTTTTAGAGGCGTACGGCGTCATTTATGTCATCGACTCGAGCGACATTTCAAAGTTGGAAGAGTCTCGCACGATTCTCGGCGAACTTTTATCCAACCCGCATCTCGAAGGAAAGCCATTTCTCATCTTAGGGAACAAACAAGATCTGCCAGCTGCCTTGGATTATCTCGACATTTTCTACTATTTCGGCTTGGAACAAATGGCAAACTCCTCGCAGAGCCCTTGCATGCTCGAAGTAACGGGAAATTTCGCAAACGGGCATTCCGAGTTGGATACCGCGATGGAATGGCTCGCCAGTGCGATCGAACATCGACTCAAGGCGATCCGAAATATGATCAAGTTCTTCCAACAACTCGAAGATGTGAAGAATGAAATTGCGAATATGCGACCTGTAACGAGCACAATCGcgaaaattcatcgaaaaagcttgaaaaaattaaaattgagacCAAATACGGCACCGAATGTCAAATTTAAACCGCAAATCATGCGAGAAATGCCGTTACTCTTGAACTTGAAGACGCAAGAAGCAATCACAACCCCTCCCAATGTCGTTCCCatcgaagaaaaagaagaaaatcctATCCCCTTGCCCATTAAATCACCCATCAAAACGCCAGAAAAACCTCAATCTCCCCAAATGACGGAAACGACGGAAATCGATAAAGTTAAGGAACGAGattcagaaaataataattttgttaaaattccgcaaattgaatatttttcggaTAATTTGGATGAGCAAGATGACGACTTGAAATTGTCTTCCATGAATGTGACAGAGGTTCAGGTTCAAGTGCATCGCGTCGATGAAAAGTCTCCGTATCGCAACAACAATAACGAGTTACCAGTTTTGAATAATgttcatcaaaaagtttttccttccGTGCCAAATGGAAATCTActtcaaataaataacgagaaaaatcgtaagttttaa
- the LOC134828052 gene encoding small ribosomal subunit protein uS8A, whose product MVRVSVLADALKCINNAEKRGKRQVLIRPNSKVVVKFLTVMMKHGYIGEFEIVDDHRAGKVVVNLTGRLNKCGVISPRFDVPIVQIENWTNNLLPSRQFGYVVLTTSAGIMDHEEARRKHLGGKILGYFF is encoded by the exons ATGGTGCGAGTCAGTGTATTAGCCGATGCCCTCAAATGCATCAACAATGCAGAGAAGCGTGGAAAACGCCAAGTCCTCATCCGACCAAACTCCAAGGTCGTCGTTAAATTCCTCACAGTAATGATGAAGCACGGTTACATCGGCGAGTTCGAAATTGTCGATGACCATCGTGCTGGCAAGGTTGTTGTCAATCTTACTGGTCGCTTGAACAAATGCGGCGTCATTTCGCCCCGTTTCGATGTCCCCATCGTTCAAATTGAGAACTGGACCAACAATTTGTTGCCCTCACGTCAATTTGG ATATGTCGTTCTCACAACATCCGCAGGCATTATGGACCACGAAGAAGCCAGAAGAAAACATTTGGGAGGCAAAATTCTCGGATATTTCTTCTAA
- the LOC134838066 gene encoding protein canopy homolog 4: protein MRIIFLLINIVGFYLISAETPEEKEGVKYADRCEACKILAIELDNRLAETGKSHDVLEIGYNRLDDNAPKKRKEYRKSELRLEESLEDLCERVLEYNLHKERKDSTRFAKGMSQTFQTLHGLVDKGVKVELGIPLELWDKPSAEVTQLKTQCETLLEQYEEEISTWYFEEQGTTPLIKYLCEDVVLKGKDTSCLYEVFNPEEKEKEKKKPKKEKKEL from the exons atgcgaataatttttttattaataaatatcgtaggtttttatttgatttcggCAGAGACGCCGGAGGAGAAGGAAGGCGTGAAGTAtg CTGATCGATGCGAAGCGTGCAAAATCCTCGCGATAGAACTCGATAATCGGCTCGCCGAAACTGGCAAGTCTCACGATGTTCTCGAAATTGG GTACAATCGACTCGACGATAACGCCCCGAAAAAACGCAAAGAATATCGTAAGAGCGAGTTGCGTCTCGAAGAATCTTTGGAAGACCTTTGTGAACGAGTTCTCGAGTATAATCTCCATAAAGAGCGGAAAGACAGCACGAGATTCGCTAAAGGCATGTCTCAAACATTCCAAACACTCCACGGACTCGTCGATAAAGGCGTAAAAGTCGAATTGGGCATCCCGTTGGAGTTATGGGACAAACCATCAGCCGAAGTCACACAATTAAAAACGCAGTGCGAGACGTTGTTGGAGCAGTATGAAGAGGAAATCTCAACTTGGTACTTTGAGGAGCAAGGAACGACGCCGcttatcaaatatttgtgcGAAGATGTCGTCCTGAAAGGCAAAGACACGAGTTGCTTGTACGAAGTATTCAACCCAGAGGAAaaagaaaaggagaaaaagaagccaaagaaagaaaaaaaggaattatga
- the LOC134828051 gene encoding DNA topoisomerase 3-beta, whose translation MKKVLMVAEKPMLANSIAEILSNGKKTTRKAVSNVHEWQGTFFNEPVKFKMTSVFGHVMSLDFVGHYNAWDKVDPYELFSCPTEKKETNPKTRMVSFLANEAKFCDYLVLWLDLDLEGENICFEVMDAVQRSINGVFTNTKRVVYRARFSAITEKDIKYAMNNLSHPNENESRSVDARQELDLRIGCAFTRFQTKFFQGKYGDLDASLISYGPCQTPTLGFCVQRHDEIQTFKAESYWYIQAIVGSPELKLSWSRCRVFDKDVAMMFLGSIKDVKEARIVKVSSKNHQKSRPCALNTVELLKACSAGLGLSPHQAMQIAEKLYTQGYVSYPRTETTAYPENYDLRSVVRTLGNVSDYKDLSHKVLGNFYAPKSGTDKGDHPPLTPTAAANRETLDSDSWKVYDYISRHFLATVSRDMVYRVTTYDFKIGDEHFTTTSNQLIDPGFTEIMTWQAFSKTELAQELKEGDMIKINEIKLQEGQTEPPEYLSESELITLMEKHGIGTDASIPVHINNICQRNYVTIAGKRKLIPSTLGIVLVHGYQKIDPELVLPTMRASVEKQLNLIATGAATFNSVLQHALNLFKLKYKYFVCAISSMDSLFEVSFTPLAASGKAYSRCGKCRRYMKYIQTKPARLYCTQCDETYSLPRGGLVRVYKELKCPLDDFELIAWSGGAKAKSYSLCPYCYNYPPFEDMPKMSGCNNCRHPNCPHSLDSLGVSNCDECSRGVLVLDCTSSPKNWKLGCNMCDVIINCFDDAIKVTVENTVCDQCEAQQVAVVYKPEKTPFKDEITEKTGCIFCLPEFQPLIEKHKAVQNRQLFMNNRKGRGGAVRGRGRGYRGKAKVIKDKMAKLDAYFV comes from the exons ATGAAGAAGGTCTTAATGGTAGCGGAAAAGCCGATGCTGGCAAATAGCATAGCGGAAATTCTCAGCAATGGCAAAAAAACAACGAGAAAAG CGGTCTCAAATGTTCACGAATGGCAGGGAACCTTTTTCAACGAGCCGGTAAAGTTCAAAATGACTTCCGTGTTTGGGCATGTCATGAGTTTGGATTTTGtt ggacATTATAATGCATGGGACAAAGTTGATCCTTATGAATTGTTTTCGTGTCCCACGGAGAAGAAAGAGACAAATCCAAAGACTCGCATGGTGTCATTTTTAGCGAACGAAGCCAAATTTTGCGATTATTTGGTCTTATG gcTCGATTTGGATTTGGAAGGCGAAAATATCTGTTTTGAAGTGATGGATGCCGTGCAACGATCCATAAATGGCGTTTTCACGAATACCAAACGGGTCGTTTATCGTGCCCGCTTTTCCGCAATCACAGAAAAGGACATAAAATATGCCATGAATAACCTCTCGCACCCCAATGAGAACGAATCTCGCAGCGTTGATGCACGTCAAGAGCTGGATCTCAGAATTGGATGTGCTTTTACGCGATTTCAGACGAAATTTTTCCAAGGAAAGTACGGAGACTTGGATGCATCGCTCATTTCTTATGGGCCGTGTCAAACGCCGACTTTGGGATTTTGTGTGCAGCGACACGACGAGATTCAAACGTTCAAGGCGGAAAGTTATTGGTACATCCAAGCGATTGTTGGGAGTCCCGAACTGAAGTTAAGTTGGAGTCGGTGTCGCGTTTTCGACAAAGATGTCGCAATGATGTTCCTTGGATCAATTAAAGATGTTAAAGAGGCGCG aattgtCAAAGTCAGttccaaaaatcatcaaaaaagtcGCCCTTGCGCTCTAAATACGGTAGAATTACTCAAAGCATGTAGTGCGGGTCTCGGTTTGAGTCCTCATCAAGCGATGCAAATTGCCGAAAAGCTCTATACTCAAGGGTACGTCAGTTATCCGCGTACCGAGACAACCGCATATCCCGAAAATTACGATTTACGTTCGGTTGTGAGGACTTTGGGCAACGTTTCGGACTACAAAGATCTCTCTCACAAGGTTTTAGGGAACTTTTATGCCCCCAAGAGTGGCACAGACAAAGGCGATCATCCTCCTTTAACTCCAACAGCAGCTGcga atcgagAGACCCTCGATTCCGACAGTTGGAAAGTTTATGACTATATTTCGCGTCATTTTCTCGCCACGGTGTCTCGAGACATGGTTTATCGTGTCACAACGTACGATTTTAAGATTGGCGACGAGCATTTCACGACAACGTCGAATCAGCTGATCGATCCGGGCTTCACGGAGATCATGACATGGCAGGCTTTTAGTAAAACGGAGCTCGCACAAGAGCTGAAAGAAGGCGATATGATCaaaattaacgaaataaaGTTGCAAGAAGGACAAACAGAGCCCCCAGAATATTTGTCAGAGTCGGAATTAATTACGTTGATGGAAAAACACGGAATTGGCACAGATGCGTCGATTCCCGTGCACATCAACAACATTTGTCAACGAAATTACGTGACAATTGCCGGCAAACGGAAATTAATTCCCTCAACTTTGGGTATCGTGCTCGTGCATGGATATCAAAAAATCGATCCGGAACTCGTTTTGCCCACGATGCGAGCTTCAGTCGAAAAACAACTCAATTTAATCGCGACGGGAGCTGCAACTTTCAATTCTGTGCTCCAACATGCGCTCAATCTCTTCAAActcaaatacaaatatttcgtTTGTGCGATCAGCAGTATGGATTCGCTCTTTGAAGTCTCCTTCACGCCACTTGCTGCGAGCGGAAAAGCATATTCGCGTTGCGGAAAATGCCGGCGTTACATGAAATACATTCAAACGAAACCGGCGCGACTTTATTGCACGCAATGCGATGAAACGTATTCGTTGCCACGCGGCGGCTTAGTTCGCGTTTACAAAGAACTGAAATGCCCCTTGGATGATTTCGAGCTGATTGCGTGGTCAGGAGGAGCAAAGGCGAAGAGTTATTCGTTGTGTCCGTATTGCTATAATTATCCGCCGTTCGAGGATATGCCAAAGATGTCGGGTTGTAATAATTGTCGGCATCCAAATTGTCCGCATTCGCTGGATTCGTTGGGCGTTTCGAACTGCGATGAGTGCTCGCGAGGCGTTTTGGTGCTCGATTGCACGAGTTCGCCGAAAAATTGGAAGTTGGGATGCAACATGTGTGACGTCATCATCAATTGTTTCGATGATGCTATCAAAGTCACTGtggaaa ataccGTTTGCGATCAATGTGAAGCCCAGCAAGTCGCCGTTGTCTACAAACCCGAAAAAACGCCCTTCAAAGATGAAATCACGGAAAAAACGGGATGCATTTTCTGCTTGCCGGAATTCCAACCGCTCATCGAGAAGCACAAAGCCGTACAAAATCGTCAATTATTCATGAACAACAGAAAGGGACGTGGAGGCGCCGTGCGTGGCAGAGGAAGAGGATATCGCGGCAAAGCAAAAGTCATCAAAGATAAAATGGCGAAGCTCGATGCGTATTTTGTCTAA
- the LOC134837839 gene encoding putative gustatory receptor 2a: MESMLKALKPFIKLFQFIGLSPFVVTEHGDLMEASVTTIYSIVSISVFLASFIYGFFQEDLFSIPNDQPMNEIAHTVDFIQLTGIRFTHLIILFEGLVRRRRLMQLLCKLSDWDLIVQKYYNNLHISHETIRRKILLKLLASGTFYGGIQLILLLIILLRQQYEFTYYWSLYLVSFIVCSLRYVQIYILISLLKDRFHLINKKIEKLNLNEGTASSGNVLMTKNATIINDELSAVQQLIILRQLYDKLWELTSLTNKCFGLSLLVNIGNDFIAITGHCYWIFLTMENPPVGVNDILAVIGSTIWTIPSLVNSFMMASICHVTMEEANEAGSLLHQIKHDCLNESQNMVVQQFSLQLLHQKVKFTAYGFFNIDFSLLFTMISATTTYLVIIIQMHNSA; this comes from the exons ATGGAATCGATGTTGAAGGCGTTGAAGCCATTCATCAAACTGTTTCAATTCATTGGGCTGAGTCCGTTTGTCGTCACGGAGCACGGAGATCTCATGGAAGCTTCAGTTACGacaatttattcaattgtCTCGATAAGTGTCTTTTTGGCTTCGTTCATTTACGGATTTTTCCAAGAAGATTTGTTCTCGATTCCGAACGATCAGCCCATGAATGAAATCGCTCATACCGTGGATTTTATCCAACTCACCGGGATTCGTTTCAcgcatttgataattttgttcgAAGGACTCGTGCGACGACGCCGCCTCATGCAACTGCTATGCAAACTAAGCGATTGGGACTTAATTGTGCAGAAATACTACAACAATTTGCACATTTCGCACGAGACAATTCGCCGGAAAATTCTCCTCAAGCTACTGGCGAGCGGCACCTTCTACGGCGGCATCCAACTCATTCTCCTGCTGATTATTTTGTTGCGTCAGCAGTACGAGTTCACGTATTATTGGTCGTTGTATCTCGTCTCGTTCATCGTCTGTAGCTTGCGCTACGTGCAAATTTACATTCTCATATCGCTGCTCAAGGATCGCTTTCACTTGATTAacaagaaaatcgaaaaactcAATTTGAATGAAGGCACAGCAAGTAGCGGGAACGTATTGATGACGAAAAATGCAACAATAATTAACGACGAGTTATCGGCGGTGCAgcaattaatcattttgcgACAACTTTATGATAAATTGTGGGAATTGACGAGTCTCACGAACAAATGTTTCGGATTAAGTTTGCTTGTCAACATCGGGAATGATTTTATTGCCATAACCGGGCATTGCTACTGGATTTTTTTGACGATGGAAAATCCGCCCGTTGGAGTTAATGATATCCTCGCAGTGATTGGATCGACAATTTGGACAATTCCGTCGTTGGTTAACTCGTTTATGATGGCGTCGATTTGTCATGTTACCATGGAGGAA GCAAACGAAGCTGGATCCTTACTCCATCAAATCAAGCACGATTGTCTCAATGAAAGCCAAAATATGGTC GTTCAACAATTTTCCCTTCAACTCCTTcatcaaaaagtcaaattcaCTGCTTATGGATTTTTCAACATTGATTTTTCACTACTTTTTACC atgatTTCAGCGACAACAACTTACCTGGTAATCATTATTCAAATGCACAACAGTGCTTGA